Proteins from a single region of Puntigrus tetrazona isolate hp1 chromosome 2, ASM1883169v1, whole genome shotgun sequence:
- the fam49ba gene encoding CYFIP-related Rac1 interactor B, producing the protein MGNLIKVLTRDIDNNAGNFFLDFENAKPTEAERRVWEEVNEVLTEAMSVLQDLQSYSGAGEAIRQAIQHPNDERVQESAWAAVVPLVGKLKKFYEFSLKLEDSLQGLLEFLTSSRCSPTQHLEQEQALARQFAEILHFTLRFDELKMTNPAIQNDFSYYRRTLSRMRIINQTAEEHNEVDNELANRMSLFYANATPMLKTLSDATTKFVSKHAELPVENTTDCLSTMASVCKVMLETPEYRSRFASEDTVLFCLRVMVGVIILYDYVHPAGAFVKSSKIDMKGCIKVLRFQPPNSVEGLLNALRYTTKHLNDETTSKQIKGMLQA; encoded by the exons ATGGGGAATCTGATTAAGGTTCTCACACGAGACATTGACAACAACGCAGGGAACTTTTTCCTGGACTTTGAAA ATGCCAAGCCCACAGAAGCCGAGAGGAGAGTATGGGAGGAGGTCAATGAGGTGCTAACAGAGGCTATGAGTGTATTACAGGACCTGCAGTCATACAGCGGAGCAGGTGAAGCAATCAGGCAG GCCATACAGCATCCCAATGATGAGCGTGTGCAAGAGAGCGCGTGGGCCGCCGTGGTCCCGCTGGTCGGCAAACTAAAGAAGTTTTATGAGTTCTCACTAAAACTGG AAGACTCTCTGCAGGGTCTGTTGGAGTTTCTGACCAGCTCGCGGTGCAGCCCAACTCAGCATCTGGAGCAGGAGCAGGCGCTGGCACGGCAGTTCGCAGAGATTTTGCATTTCACGCTGCGCTTCGACGAGCTGAAG atGACCAACCCAGCCATCCAGAATGATTTCAGCTACTACAGAAGGACCCTGAGCCGCATGCGAATTATCAACCAAACA GCAGAAGAGCATAATGAAGTTGACAACGAACTGGCCAATCGCATGTCTCTCTTCTACGCCAATGCCACGCCCATGCTGAAAACGTTGAGCGATGCCACAACTAAATTTGTATCAAAG CATGCAGAACTGCCCGTAGAGAACACAACAGATTGTCTGAGTACGATGGCAAGTGTGTGTAAAGTCATGTTAGAGACACC GGAGTACCGCAGTCGTTTTGCCAGCGAGGACACAGTGTTATTCTGTCTGCGTGTGATGGTGGGGGTGATCATCTTATACGACTATGTCCATCCAGCGGGAGCTTTCGTAAAATCCTCCAAAATTGAT ATGAAAGGATGCATTAAGGTTCTGCGATTTCAGCCGCCCAACAGTGTGGAGGGGCTTCTCAATGCCCTCAG gtacacaacaaaacatttgaacgATGAGACTACATCCAAGCAAATCAAAGGCATGTTACAAGCTTGA